The Candidatus Eisenbacteria bacterium genome contains the following window.
CCCCTGCGGCCGCGGGGTGTCCGCCACCTCCTCATAGGAGAGATCGCTTTCGCCGTACTGATTGGAGGCGTCCACGGCATAGAAGTAGGTGACGCCGTTTTCCAGCTCCACGTCGTTGTCGAAGAAATAGGTGTTCTCGGCGCCCACCACCGTTCCGACCAGATAGTAGTCGCCGAGCGGCTCCGTACTCCGATACACGCCGTAGGTTACGTCCCCCACGCCGCGCGCCGGCTCCCAGTAGACCTGCACCGATCGGTCTCCGGTCACGGTGAACACACCGACCGGTACGGGCGGAACGGTGTGGTAAACGTGTACGACCTCGGTCACATTGTCGTCGTCGCACCCCGCGAAGGCGATCAGCGCCAGCAAAGCGGCCGCGATCGCTCCATACCCAGCCGTCTTTCTCATCTAGACACCTCCCGATGCGGGTTAATCCCGGTAGAACGCAAAGCACGTGCCACTCCATGAGACGGAGAAGAGCCGGGCGTTCCTGGCCGGAGAATCGACCCTAACCTACTATTAAACATCAGATTAACGAAAAATGGTCCTTGCGGGGGAGAGAGGAGCGGCGCGATCCTGAGGGTCGCGGGGTGTGTCGAATCACCTCACCCGGTGCGTCGATCGTCCCCACCCGGAGAGGGTCGCCGAAGGCCGTACTTCTCGATCTTCTTGTAGATGTTGGAACGCTGCATCCCCAGATCGCGAGCGGTCCGGCTGACGCTCCAGTTGTTCGCATCCAGGCGCTCGAGCAGAAAGCTCTTCTCCGCCTGCTCCTTGAAATCCTGGAAGGTGGCTCCCTCCGCCAGGGCGGCGGCGGGGTCGGCGATCCCCCGCTCCCCGAGGGGCGGGATGTCCTCCACGGAGATCCTCTCCTCCTCGGAAAGGATGATCATTCTCTCGATCGTGTTCCTGAGCTCCCGCACGTTCCCCGGCCACTCCCGCTCCCGGGCGAGACGATCGAGGACGGCGTCGTCGATCGCCTGCGGGCGGATTCCGTTCTCGGCCGAGTAGCGCTCCAGGAAATAGCGGACCAGGATGGGGATGTCCTCCCGCCTCTCCGCCAACGAGGGGACCTGGATCGGCACCACGTTCAGGCGATAGTAGAGGTCCTCGCGAAAGCGTCCCTCCCGCACCTCACGGATGATGTCCTTGTTGGTCGCCGAAAGCACCCGCACGTCCACCGTCTTGGTGCGGCTGCCGCCGACGCGGGTCACCTCGCCGGTCTCCAAAACACGGAGCACCTTGGACTGCGCCGACAGGGACATATCGCCGATCTCGTCCAGGAAGAGTGTGCCGCCGTTGGCGAGTTCGAACTTGCCGATCCGCATCGAGGTGGCGCCTGTGAACGAGCCCTTCTCGTGCCCGAAGAGTTCGCTCTCGATCAACTCCTCCGGTATGGCGGCGCAGTTCACCTCCACGAAGGGCCTGCGGGCGCGGGGAGAGGCGTTGTGGAGCGCCCGCGCCACCAGTTCCTTCCCGGTTCCGTTGGCGCCGGTGATCAGCACGCGGCCGTTCGTGGGGCCCACCTTTTCGATGGTGCGGAGGATCGACTGAATCGCGGCGCTCTCGCCGACGATCCGATATTTTTCCTCCATCGCCTCCCGGTAGATCAGGTTCTCCATGGAGAGGCGTCTCTGTTCGAGGGCGTTCCGCACGGTGAGGAGGAGGCGGTCCCGGTCGAGAGGCTTTTCGAGAAAGTCGTAGGCGCCCAGTTTGGTCGCCTCCACGGCGGTGCCGACCGTGCCGTGGCCGCTGATCATGATCACCACCAGCTCGCGGCGGATCCGCATCGCCTCGCCGAGCACCTCGATCCCGTCCATGCCGGGCATCTTGATGTCTAAAAGGACGAGCGAGGGGACGCCGGCCCGGATCGAGTCGAGGGCCTGCTCGCCGTTCGACGCCGTCGACACCTCGTAACCCTCGTACTCGAGAATGCGGCGGAGGGAGGTCTGAATCCCTTTCTCGTCGTCCACGACCAGGATGTGATCGCTCGTGCCGTTCGCCATGACTGATCGCCTCACCGGTTGAAGAAGAGATCCGCGTCCCGGTCGCGGCGGCCCTCGACTCGGAAGCCCCGTTCCCGGCCGCGCGGCCCGGACTCGGGGGGGGCGGGGAAGGCGGACCAACGGCCGATCGCCCGGAGCGCCTCCGGCTCGAGGGCGTAGCGAATCCACTTCCCTTCGCGGTTCGCCCGGAGGAGTCCGCTTTTGCGGAGCACCTGGAGATGCCGCGACACGTTCGGCTGCGCGGCGCCCGTCCGCTCCACCAGCTCGGAGACATAGCACGGCTTCTCACGGAGGATCTCCACGATCCGATAGCGGATCGGATCCCCCAGTGCACGGAACAGCTCGCGCATCTCTCCGCTCATCGAATGATCGCTCCTGTTCGAGACCGTCCTAGTATGGGGACAGGCGGGGGAGGGTGTCAACCGTCCCCTATCCGGCGCGGGGCGCGGGGCGCCGGCCGGAAACGAGTTGATCCGCAAGGAATTCCGTCTAGGCGGCCGGATCGATCACCCGCCCGCAGAAGAGGATCAGGCCGGTCTCCCGATCCCGGATGAGGAAAAGGAAAGGATGGTCGGCGGTGAAGACGTTCTCCGCGCCTCCCCGCTCGACGAGGACCACCGCCGTCGCGGCCGCCGCCTCGGTCCCCTTCTCGTCCACGGCGATGAACGTCTTGTGATACGCCTCGTCGATCCAAATGTCCCGTCCGGCCATCATGCCGCTGAAATCGGCGCCCGGCGCGAAGGGAT
Protein-coding sequences here:
- a CDS encoding sigma-54-dependent Fis family transcriptional regulator, with protein sequence MANGTSDHILVVDDEKGIQTSLRRILEYEGYEVSTASNGEQALDSIRAGVPSLVLLDIKMPGMDGIEVLGEAMRIRRELVVIMISGHGTVGTAVEATKLGAYDFLEKPLDRDRLLLTVRNALEQRRLSMENLIYREAMEEKYRIVGESAAIQSILRTIEKVGPTNGRVLITGANGTGKELVARALHNASPRARRPFVEVNCAAIPEELIESELFGHEKGSFTGATSMRIGKFELANGGTLFLDEIGDMSLSAQSKVLRVLETGEVTRVGGSRTKTVDVRVLSATNKDIIREVREGRFREDLYYRLNVVPIQVPSLAERREDIPILVRYFLERYSAENGIRPQAIDDAVLDRLAREREWPGNVRELRNTIERMIILSEEERISVEDIPPLGERGIADPAAALAEGATFQDFKEQAEKSFLLERLDANNWSVSRTARDLGMQRSNIYKKIEKYGLRRPSPGGDDRRTG
- a CDS encoding winged helix-turn-helix transcriptional regulator codes for the protein MSGEMRELFRALGDPIRYRIVEILREKPCYVSELVERTGAAQPNVSRHLQVLRKSGLLRANREGKWIRYALEPEALRAIGRWSAFPAPPESGPRGRERGFRVEGRRDRDADLFFNR